A single window of Falco peregrinus isolate bFalPer1 chromosome 11, bFalPer1.pri, whole genome shotgun sequence DNA harbors:
- the BICRAL gene encoding BRD4-interacting chromatin-remodeling complex-associated protein-like isoform X1, which translates to MDLIKEIVMDDDDDESCLLDLIGDPQALNYFLHGPSSKSSNEDLTNAEYSVANSNSIFANSNSTDPKSSIKGVSGQLGEGPSDGLQLSSSLQFLEDELVSSPLPDLTEDQPFDILQKSLQEANITEQTLAEEAYLDASVGSSQQFAQAQLHPSSSASFTQASNVSNYSGQTLQPIGVTQVVQQPVGASFASNTVGVQHGFMQHVGISVPSQHLSNSSQISGSGQIQLIGSFSNQPSMMTINNLDGSQIILKGNGQQTPANMSSGLLVHRQTPNGNSLFGNSNSSPVAQPVTVPFNSTNFQTSLPVHNIIIQRGLAPNSNKVPINIQPKPIQMGQQTAYNVNNLGIQQHHVQQGIQFGSANSPQSSVVGPHMSVNIVNQQNARKSVTPQTVSNAGGSIVIHSPMGQPHTPQNQFLIPTSLSVNSNSVHHVQAINGQLLQTQPSQLVPSQVSAEHVMLNRNSTNMLRANQSYSGQMLNNQNTAVQLVSGQTFTAPGNQVIVNHGTSQIVGGQVPLQQASPTVLHLSPSQASVSQGRSSFTTMSPGQSTVSNMSASNRFAVASSSGSVHPSLGPSVQSVASGGNFTGDQLTQNRTQVPVSASHRLPASSSKSASTFSHTSIGVTQQQFAFGQKKAMNQTSPVSASKTQDNLRQPQLTSLLSNTLSGQDCGGKIIQQSLGTAQPQEKAIGSSSVQQSIQVDGHLVGQKRPAAKQLTKGAFILQQLQKDQVHAVTPDKSQFRSLNDAVQRLLSYHVCQGSLPTEEDLRKVDSEFETVATQLLKRTQAMLNKYRCLLIEDAMRINPSAEMVMIDRMFNQEERASLTRDKRLALVDPDGYQADFCCSAKQFDKTAEEAQSSKSDHQSSKTLPSRNQTTKTQARDRPKSSSAESTNHSKLPLVPNNVLTLQEGVASTKKSESLTKALKFEKANCSSESQCVALSEEKVAGKDLAKSTENSSSSEDLSKTVSRGSHGTHNKTSRNTVQSFSKVTCNNSLQDKTLRSSPKNEVLHPDNRKGSGEPQQDLLLSKSLETTFKNILELKKVGRQPQNEATSSSSVELEFPNFSPIASQENFPEKFIPDHSEGVVETDSILEAAVNSILEC; encoded by the exons AGCACTGATCCGAAGTCGTCTATAAAAGGTGTAAGCGGTCAGCTTGGAGAGGGGCCTAGTGATGGACTGCAGCTGTCCAGTAGCCTTCAGTTTCTTGAAGATGAACTTGTATCTTCTCCTTTACCTGATCTTACTGAGGATCAGCCTTTTGATATTCTTCAGAAGTCCTTGCAGGAGGCCAATATTACTGAACAGACTTTGGCAGAAGAGGCATATTTGGATGCCAGTGTAGGTTCTAGCCAACAGTTTGCACAAGCTCAGCTTCATCCTTCTTCATCAGCATCCTTTACTCAGGCTTCTAATGTTTCTAATTACTCAGGTCAGACGTTGCAGCCTATAGGAGTTACTCAAGTGGTACAGCAACCTGTTGGAGCATCTTTTGCAAGCAATACAGTCGGTGTGCAACATGGCTTTATGCAACATGTCGGAATTAGTGTTCCCAGCCAGCATTTGTCTAATAGCAGCCAGATTAGTGGTTCTGGGCAGATACAGCTAATTGGTTCATTTAGTAATCAGCCTTCCATGATGACCATTAATAACCTTGATGGATCTCAGATAATACTGAAAGGCAATGGTCAGCAAACACCTGCAAACATGAGTAGTGGCCTCTTGGTTCATAGACAAACTCCAAATGGTAACTCACTGTTTGGTAACTCAAATTCAAGTCCAGTAGCACAACCTGTAACCGTTCCATTTAACAGCACAAATTTTCAGACGTCATTGCCTGTCCATAATATCATCATTCAAAGGGGTTTGGCCCCAAACTCTAACAAAGTTCCCATTAATATCCAACCAAAGCCTATCCAGATGGGTCAGCAGACTGCTTACAATGTGAATAACTTGGGAATACAGCAGCATCACGTGCAGCAAGGGATTCAGTTTGGGTCTGCAAACTCACCTCAGAGTTCAGTAGTTGGTCCTCATATGTCTGTTAATATCGTTAATCAACAAAATGCAAGAAAGTCAGTTACACCTCAGACAGTTAGCAATGCTGGAGGTAGTATTGTTATCCATTCTCCTATGGGACAGCCTCATACGCCTCAAAACCAGTTTCTTATACCTACAAGTTTGTCTGTTAATTCTAATTCAGTTCATCATGTCCAGGCCATAAATGGACAACTTCTTCAGACTCAGCCTTCCCAGCTGGTTCCCAGCCAAGTGTCTGCTGAGCATGTAATGCTCAACAGGAACTCTACAAACATGCTAAGAGCCAACCAGTCATATTCGGGACAGATGCTGAATAATCAGAACACAGCTGTTCAGCTTGTCTCTGGCCAGACATTCACAGCTCCTGGAAACCAAGTTATAGTAAATCATGGAACTTCACAAATTGTTGGTGGACAGGTGCCACTGCAGCAGGCATCACCAACGGTGTTGCATTTGTCACCCAGTCAAGCTAGTGTTTCTCAAGGTAGATCGAGTTTTACTACGATGTCACCTGGGCAGTCTACAGTCTCAAATATGTCAGCTTCTAATCGATTTGCTGTTGCAAGTTCTTCTGGTTCAGTACATCCTAGCTTGGGACCATCGGTTCAGTCTGTTGCATCAGGAGGAAACTTCACTGGAGATCAGCTTACACAGAACAGAACTCAAGTTCCTGTCAGTGCATCGCATCGTCTTCCAGCATCCTCTTCCAAATCCGCCAGCACCTTCAGTCACACGTCAATTGGAGTAACACAACAACAGTTCGCCTTTGGTCAG AAAAAAGCTATGAACCAGACATCACCAGTTTCTGCATCGAAGACACAGGATAATTTGCGACAGCCTCAACTAACAAGTCTTCTGAGCAACACACTATCAG GGCAGGACTGTGGAGGAAAAATCATACAGCAATCTCTAGGGACAGCACAGccacaagaaaaagcaatagGATCATCATCAGTTCAACAGAGTATACAG GTGGATGGTCATTTAGTTGGACAGAAAAGGCCTGCTGCTAAACAGTTAACTAAAGGAGCTTT tATTCTACAGCAGTTACAGAAGGATCAGGTGCATGCTGTGACACCAGATAAAAGTCAGTTCAGATCATTAAATGATGCAGTTCAGAGACTCCTTTCATACCACGTGTGCCAGGGATCACTGCCAACAGAAGAAGACTTAAGAAAag TGGACAGTGAGTTTGAAACTGTAGCTACACAGCTTCTGAAGAGGACACAGGCTATGCTGAACAAATACAGATGTTTGCTTATAGAAGATGCAATG CGGATAAATCCCTCTGCAGAAATGGTTATGATCGATAGGATGTTTAACCAGGAAGAAAGGGCATCTCTGACCCGGGATAAGCGTCTTGCACTTGTGGATCCTG ATGGTTATCAGGCCGATTTTTGTTGTTCTGCCAAACAATTTGATAAAACAGCTGAAGAAGCACAGTCCAGCAAAAGTGACCATCAGTCTAGCAAAACATTACCTTCTCGAAATCAGACTACCAAAACCCAAGCCAGAGACCGACCAAAATCCAGCTCAGCAGAGTCCACAAATCACAGTAAACTTCCTCTAGTGCCTAACAACGTTCTGACACTGCAAGAAGGAGTAGCTTCTACTAAAAAATCAGAGAGCCTCACTAAAGCTTTAAAGTTTGAGAAAGCTAATTGTTCTTCTGAGAGCCAATGCGTGGccctttctgaagaaaaggtgGCTGGGAAAGATCTTGCCAAGTCCACTGAGAATTCTTCGAGTTCTGAAGACTTGTCAAAAACTGTGTCAAGAGGCAGTCATGGAACACACAATAAAACATCAAGGAACACAGTTCAGTCTTTCTCAAAGGTAACGTGTAATAATTCCCTCCAAGACAAAACTCTGAGGAGCTCTCCAAAGAATGAGGTTTTACATCCTGATAACAGGAAAGGCTCTGGTGAACCCCAGCAAGACTTACTGCTCAGTAAGAGTTTAGaaactacatttaaaaacatcttgGAACTTAAAAAAGTGGGGAGACAGCCACAAAATGAGGCAACAAGTAGCAGCTCAGTTGAATTAGAATTTCCTAATTTTTCACCTATTGCTTCACAGGAAAACTTCCCGGAAAAATTTATTCCAGACCACAGTGAAGGTGTTGTAGAAACTGACTCTATTTTAGAAGCAGCTGTAAATAGTATCTTAGAGTGTTAA
- the BICRAL gene encoding BRD4-interacting chromatin-remodeling complex-associated protein-like isoform X3, with protein MPFSGRVDKFSVKGSVPQLSTDPKSSIKGVSGQLGEGPSDGLQLSSSLQFLEDELVSSPLPDLTEDQPFDILQKSLQEANITEQTLAEEAYLDASVGSSQQFAQAQLHPSSSASFTQASNVSNYSGQTLQPIGVTQVVQQPVGASFASNTVGVQHGFMQHVGISVPSQHLSNSSQISGSGQIQLIGSFSNQPSMMTINNLDGSQIILKGNGQQTPANMSSGLLVHRQTPNGNSLFGNSNSSPVAQPVTVPFNSTNFQTSLPVHNIIIQRGLAPNSNKVPINIQPKPIQMGQQTAYNVNNLGIQQHHVQQGIQFGSANSPQSSVVGPHMSVNIVNQQNARKSVTPQTVSNAGGSIVIHSPMGQPHTPQNQFLIPTSLSVNSNSVHHVQAINGQLLQTQPSQLVPSQVSAEHVMLNRNSTNMLRANQSYSGQMLNNQNTAVQLVSGQTFTAPGNQVIVNHGTSQIVGGQVPLQQASPTVLHLSPSQASVSQGRSSFTTMSPGQSTVSNMSASNRFAVASSSGSVHPSLGPSVQSVASGGNFTGDQLTQNRTQVPVSASHRLPASSSKSASTFSHTSIGVTQQQFAFGQKKAMNQTSPVSASKTQDNLRQPQLTSLLSNTLSGQDCGGKIIQQSLGTAQPQEKAIGSSSVQQSIQVDGHLVGQKRPAAKQLTKGAFILQQLQKDQVHAVTPDKSQFRSLNDAVQRLLSYHVCQGSLPTEEDLRKVDSEFETVATQLLKRTQAMLNKYRCLLIEDAMRINPSAEMVMIDRMFNQEERASLTRDKRLALVDPDGYQADFCCSAKQFDKTAEEAQSSKSDHQSSKTLPSRNQTTKTQARDRPKSSSAESTNHSKLPLVPNNVLTLQEGVASTKKSESLTKALKFEKANCSSESQCVALSEEKVAGKDLAKSTENSSSSEDLSKTVSRGSHGTHNKTSRNTVQSFSKVTCNNSLQDKTLRSSPKNEVLHPDNRKGSGEPQQDLLLSKSLETTFKNILELKKVGRQPQNEATSSSSVELEFPNFSPIASQENFPEKFIPDHSEGVVETDSILEAAVNSILEC; from the exons AGCACTGATCCGAAGTCGTCTATAAAAGGTGTAAGCGGTCAGCTTGGAGAGGGGCCTAGTGATGGACTGCAGCTGTCCAGTAGCCTTCAGTTTCTTGAAGATGAACTTGTATCTTCTCCTTTACCTGATCTTACTGAGGATCAGCCTTTTGATATTCTTCAGAAGTCCTTGCAGGAGGCCAATATTACTGAACAGACTTTGGCAGAAGAGGCATATTTGGATGCCAGTGTAGGTTCTAGCCAACAGTTTGCACAAGCTCAGCTTCATCCTTCTTCATCAGCATCCTTTACTCAGGCTTCTAATGTTTCTAATTACTCAGGTCAGACGTTGCAGCCTATAGGAGTTACTCAAGTGGTACAGCAACCTGTTGGAGCATCTTTTGCAAGCAATACAGTCGGTGTGCAACATGGCTTTATGCAACATGTCGGAATTAGTGTTCCCAGCCAGCATTTGTCTAATAGCAGCCAGATTAGTGGTTCTGGGCAGATACAGCTAATTGGTTCATTTAGTAATCAGCCTTCCATGATGACCATTAATAACCTTGATGGATCTCAGATAATACTGAAAGGCAATGGTCAGCAAACACCTGCAAACATGAGTAGTGGCCTCTTGGTTCATAGACAAACTCCAAATGGTAACTCACTGTTTGGTAACTCAAATTCAAGTCCAGTAGCACAACCTGTAACCGTTCCATTTAACAGCACAAATTTTCAGACGTCATTGCCTGTCCATAATATCATCATTCAAAGGGGTTTGGCCCCAAACTCTAACAAAGTTCCCATTAATATCCAACCAAAGCCTATCCAGATGGGTCAGCAGACTGCTTACAATGTGAATAACTTGGGAATACAGCAGCATCACGTGCAGCAAGGGATTCAGTTTGGGTCTGCAAACTCACCTCAGAGTTCAGTAGTTGGTCCTCATATGTCTGTTAATATCGTTAATCAACAAAATGCAAGAAAGTCAGTTACACCTCAGACAGTTAGCAATGCTGGAGGTAGTATTGTTATCCATTCTCCTATGGGACAGCCTCATACGCCTCAAAACCAGTTTCTTATACCTACAAGTTTGTCTGTTAATTCTAATTCAGTTCATCATGTCCAGGCCATAAATGGACAACTTCTTCAGACTCAGCCTTCCCAGCTGGTTCCCAGCCAAGTGTCTGCTGAGCATGTAATGCTCAACAGGAACTCTACAAACATGCTAAGAGCCAACCAGTCATATTCGGGACAGATGCTGAATAATCAGAACACAGCTGTTCAGCTTGTCTCTGGCCAGACATTCACAGCTCCTGGAAACCAAGTTATAGTAAATCATGGAACTTCACAAATTGTTGGTGGACAGGTGCCACTGCAGCAGGCATCACCAACGGTGTTGCATTTGTCACCCAGTCAAGCTAGTGTTTCTCAAGGTAGATCGAGTTTTACTACGATGTCACCTGGGCAGTCTACAGTCTCAAATATGTCAGCTTCTAATCGATTTGCTGTTGCAAGTTCTTCTGGTTCAGTACATCCTAGCTTGGGACCATCGGTTCAGTCTGTTGCATCAGGAGGAAACTTCACTGGAGATCAGCTTACACAGAACAGAACTCAAGTTCCTGTCAGTGCATCGCATCGTCTTCCAGCATCCTCTTCCAAATCCGCCAGCACCTTCAGTCACACGTCAATTGGAGTAACACAACAACAGTTCGCCTTTGGTCAG AAAAAAGCTATGAACCAGACATCACCAGTTTCTGCATCGAAGACACAGGATAATTTGCGACAGCCTCAACTAACAAGTCTTCTGAGCAACACACTATCAG GGCAGGACTGTGGAGGAAAAATCATACAGCAATCTCTAGGGACAGCACAGccacaagaaaaagcaatagGATCATCATCAGTTCAACAGAGTATACAG GTGGATGGTCATTTAGTTGGACAGAAAAGGCCTGCTGCTAAACAGTTAACTAAAGGAGCTTT tATTCTACAGCAGTTACAGAAGGATCAGGTGCATGCTGTGACACCAGATAAAAGTCAGTTCAGATCATTAAATGATGCAGTTCAGAGACTCCTTTCATACCACGTGTGCCAGGGATCACTGCCAACAGAAGAAGACTTAAGAAAag TGGACAGTGAGTTTGAAACTGTAGCTACACAGCTTCTGAAGAGGACACAGGCTATGCTGAACAAATACAGATGTTTGCTTATAGAAGATGCAATG CGGATAAATCCCTCTGCAGAAATGGTTATGATCGATAGGATGTTTAACCAGGAAGAAAGGGCATCTCTGACCCGGGATAAGCGTCTTGCACTTGTGGATCCTG ATGGTTATCAGGCCGATTTTTGTTGTTCTGCCAAACAATTTGATAAAACAGCTGAAGAAGCACAGTCCAGCAAAAGTGACCATCAGTCTAGCAAAACATTACCTTCTCGAAATCAGACTACCAAAACCCAAGCCAGAGACCGACCAAAATCCAGCTCAGCAGAGTCCACAAATCACAGTAAACTTCCTCTAGTGCCTAACAACGTTCTGACACTGCAAGAAGGAGTAGCTTCTACTAAAAAATCAGAGAGCCTCACTAAAGCTTTAAAGTTTGAGAAAGCTAATTGTTCTTCTGAGAGCCAATGCGTGGccctttctgaagaaaaggtgGCTGGGAAAGATCTTGCCAAGTCCACTGAGAATTCTTCGAGTTCTGAAGACTTGTCAAAAACTGTGTCAAGAGGCAGTCATGGAACACACAATAAAACATCAAGGAACACAGTTCAGTCTTTCTCAAAGGTAACGTGTAATAATTCCCTCCAAGACAAAACTCTGAGGAGCTCTCCAAAGAATGAGGTTTTACATCCTGATAACAGGAAAGGCTCTGGTGAACCCCAGCAAGACTTACTGCTCAGTAAGAGTTTAGaaactacatttaaaaacatcttgGAACTTAAAAAAGTGGGGAGACAGCCACAAAATGAGGCAACAAGTAGCAGCTCAGTTGAATTAGAATTTCCTAATTTTTCACCTATTGCTTCACAGGAAAACTTCCCGGAAAAATTTATTCCAGACCACAGTGAAGGTGTTGTAGAAACTGACTCTATTTTAGAAGCAGCTGTAAATAGTATCTTAGAGTGTTAA
- the BICRAL gene encoding BRD4-interacting chromatin-remodeling complex-associated protein-like isoform X2, whose protein sequence is MDDDDDESCLLDLIGDPQALNYFLHGPSSKSSNEDLTNAEYSVANSNSIFANSNSTDPKSSIKGVSGQLGEGPSDGLQLSSSLQFLEDELVSSPLPDLTEDQPFDILQKSLQEANITEQTLAEEAYLDASVGSSQQFAQAQLHPSSSASFTQASNVSNYSGQTLQPIGVTQVVQQPVGASFASNTVGVQHGFMQHVGISVPSQHLSNSSQISGSGQIQLIGSFSNQPSMMTINNLDGSQIILKGNGQQTPANMSSGLLVHRQTPNGNSLFGNSNSSPVAQPVTVPFNSTNFQTSLPVHNIIIQRGLAPNSNKVPINIQPKPIQMGQQTAYNVNNLGIQQHHVQQGIQFGSANSPQSSVVGPHMSVNIVNQQNARKSVTPQTVSNAGGSIVIHSPMGQPHTPQNQFLIPTSLSVNSNSVHHVQAINGQLLQTQPSQLVPSQVSAEHVMLNRNSTNMLRANQSYSGQMLNNQNTAVQLVSGQTFTAPGNQVIVNHGTSQIVGGQVPLQQASPTVLHLSPSQASVSQGRSSFTTMSPGQSTVSNMSASNRFAVASSSGSVHPSLGPSVQSVASGGNFTGDQLTQNRTQVPVSASHRLPASSSKSASTFSHTSIGVTQQQFAFGQKKAMNQTSPVSASKTQDNLRQPQLTSLLSNTLSGQDCGGKIIQQSLGTAQPQEKAIGSSSVQQSIQVDGHLVGQKRPAAKQLTKGAFILQQLQKDQVHAVTPDKSQFRSLNDAVQRLLSYHVCQGSLPTEEDLRKVDSEFETVATQLLKRTQAMLNKYRCLLIEDAMRINPSAEMVMIDRMFNQEERASLTRDKRLALVDPDGYQADFCCSAKQFDKTAEEAQSSKSDHQSSKTLPSRNQTTKTQARDRPKSSSAESTNHSKLPLVPNNVLTLQEGVASTKKSESLTKALKFEKANCSSESQCVALSEEKVAGKDLAKSTENSSSSEDLSKTVSRGSHGTHNKTSRNTVQSFSKVTCNNSLQDKTLRSSPKNEVLHPDNRKGSGEPQQDLLLSKSLETTFKNILELKKVGRQPQNEATSSSSVELEFPNFSPIASQENFPEKFIPDHSEGVVETDSILEAAVNSILEC, encoded by the exons AGCACTGATCCGAAGTCGTCTATAAAAGGTGTAAGCGGTCAGCTTGGAGAGGGGCCTAGTGATGGACTGCAGCTGTCCAGTAGCCTTCAGTTTCTTGAAGATGAACTTGTATCTTCTCCTTTACCTGATCTTACTGAGGATCAGCCTTTTGATATTCTTCAGAAGTCCTTGCAGGAGGCCAATATTACTGAACAGACTTTGGCAGAAGAGGCATATTTGGATGCCAGTGTAGGTTCTAGCCAACAGTTTGCACAAGCTCAGCTTCATCCTTCTTCATCAGCATCCTTTACTCAGGCTTCTAATGTTTCTAATTACTCAGGTCAGACGTTGCAGCCTATAGGAGTTACTCAAGTGGTACAGCAACCTGTTGGAGCATCTTTTGCAAGCAATACAGTCGGTGTGCAACATGGCTTTATGCAACATGTCGGAATTAGTGTTCCCAGCCAGCATTTGTCTAATAGCAGCCAGATTAGTGGTTCTGGGCAGATACAGCTAATTGGTTCATTTAGTAATCAGCCTTCCATGATGACCATTAATAACCTTGATGGATCTCAGATAATACTGAAAGGCAATGGTCAGCAAACACCTGCAAACATGAGTAGTGGCCTCTTGGTTCATAGACAAACTCCAAATGGTAACTCACTGTTTGGTAACTCAAATTCAAGTCCAGTAGCACAACCTGTAACCGTTCCATTTAACAGCACAAATTTTCAGACGTCATTGCCTGTCCATAATATCATCATTCAAAGGGGTTTGGCCCCAAACTCTAACAAAGTTCCCATTAATATCCAACCAAAGCCTATCCAGATGGGTCAGCAGACTGCTTACAATGTGAATAACTTGGGAATACAGCAGCATCACGTGCAGCAAGGGATTCAGTTTGGGTCTGCAAACTCACCTCAGAGTTCAGTAGTTGGTCCTCATATGTCTGTTAATATCGTTAATCAACAAAATGCAAGAAAGTCAGTTACACCTCAGACAGTTAGCAATGCTGGAGGTAGTATTGTTATCCATTCTCCTATGGGACAGCCTCATACGCCTCAAAACCAGTTTCTTATACCTACAAGTTTGTCTGTTAATTCTAATTCAGTTCATCATGTCCAGGCCATAAATGGACAACTTCTTCAGACTCAGCCTTCCCAGCTGGTTCCCAGCCAAGTGTCTGCTGAGCATGTAATGCTCAACAGGAACTCTACAAACATGCTAAGAGCCAACCAGTCATATTCGGGACAGATGCTGAATAATCAGAACACAGCTGTTCAGCTTGTCTCTGGCCAGACATTCACAGCTCCTGGAAACCAAGTTATAGTAAATCATGGAACTTCACAAATTGTTGGTGGACAGGTGCCACTGCAGCAGGCATCACCAACGGTGTTGCATTTGTCACCCAGTCAAGCTAGTGTTTCTCAAGGTAGATCGAGTTTTACTACGATGTCACCTGGGCAGTCTACAGTCTCAAATATGTCAGCTTCTAATCGATTTGCTGTTGCAAGTTCTTCTGGTTCAGTACATCCTAGCTTGGGACCATCGGTTCAGTCTGTTGCATCAGGAGGAAACTTCACTGGAGATCAGCTTACACAGAACAGAACTCAAGTTCCTGTCAGTGCATCGCATCGTCTTCCAGCATCCTCTTCCAAATCCGCCAGCACCTTCAGTCACACGTCAATTGGAGTAACACAACAACAGTTCGCCTTTGGTCAG AAAAAAGCTATGAACCAGACATCACCAGTTTCTGCATCGAAGACACAGGATAATTTGCGACAGCCTCAACTAACAAGTCTTCTGAGCAACACACTATCAG GGCAGGACTGTGGAGGAAAAATCATACAGCAATCTCTAGGGACAGCACAGccacaagaaaaagcaatagGATCATCATCAGTTCAACAGAGTATACAG GTGGATGGTCATTTAGTTGGACAGAAAAGGCCTGCTGCTAAACAGTTAACTAAAGGAGCTTT tATTCTACAGCAGTTACAGAAGGATCAGGTGCATGCTGTGACACCAGATAAAAGTCAGTTCAGATCATTAAATGATGCAGTTCAGAGACTCCTTTCATACCACGTGTGCCAGGGATCACTGCCAACAGAAGAAGACTTAAGAAAag TGGACAGTGAGTTTGAAACTGTAGCTACACAGCTTCTGAAGAGGACACAGGCTATGCTGAACAAATACAGATGTTTGCTTATAGAAGATGCAATG CGGATAAATCCCTCTGCAGAAATGGTTATGATCGATAGGATGTTTAACCAGGAAGAAAGGGCATCTCTGACCCGGGATAAGCGTCTTGCACTTGTGGATCCTG ATGGTTATCAGGCCGATTTTTGTTGTTCTGCCAAACAATTTGATAAAACAGCTGAAGAAGCACAGTCCAGCAAAAGTGACCATCAGTCTAGCAAAACATTACCTTCTCGAAATCAGACTACCAAAACCCAAGCCAGAGACCGACCAAAATCCAGCTCAGCAGAGTCCACAAATCACAGTAAACTTCCTCTAGTGCCTAACAACGTTCTGACACTGCAAGAAGGAGTAGCTTCTACTAAAAAATCAGAGAGCCTCACTAAAGCTTTAAAGTTTGAGAAAGCTAATTGTTCTTCTGAGAGCCAATGCGTGGccctttctgaagaaaaggtgGCTGGGAAAGATCTTGCCAAGTCCACTGAGAATTCTTCGAGTTCTGAAGACTTGTCAAAAACTGTGTCAAGAGGCAGTCATGGAACACACAATAAAACATCAAGGAACACAGTTCAGTCTTTCTCAAAGGTAACGTGTAATAATTCCCTCCAAGACAAAACTCTGAGGAGCTCTCCAAAGAATGAGGTTTTACATCCTGATAACAGGAAAGGCTCTGGTGAACCCCAGCAAGACTTACTGCTCAGTAAGAGTTTAGaaactacatttaaaaacatcttgGAACTTAAAAAAGTGGGGAGACAGCCACAAAATGAGGCAACAAGTAGCAGCTCAGTTGAATTAGAATTTCCTAATTTTTCACCTATTGCTTCACAGGAAAACTTCCCGGAAAAATTTATTCCAGACCACAGTGAAGGTGTTGTAGAAACTGACTCTATTTTAGAAGCAGCTGTAAATAGTATCTTAGAGTGTTAA